A single genomic interval of Peribacillus sp. FSL H8-0477 harbors:
- a CDS encoding acyltransferase family protein yields the protein MIKEWNLLRVIACLCIVFLHSTTLNSRHAGHPDIDYYDVFRALLCFATPTFIVLSEIILANRYPDRLPNNFWQKRLKFIFLPFLSFAIIDAFNAKYFNPNVFLELKIFNNIVMGTFIGYFIFIIFQFYVLHYLVVRFKPSMKWLLPLSLLTMAVHLSFMKMNIPFVSEHQALLKLPFTAWFGYFTLAFIIGKHYKKLQLELLSYKWLTLILAALSALYFYFSFESGNARINSLRLDLFPVVLSFTAVILAWGQLIPNFRIIQFISNYSFGIYLLHWQVLRHLAPYTVTWFNHTSTRVLALFFMGLVISITIIKLISLLPFGSMIVGHIKKLSPKLKQTSDTVKAA from the coding sequence GTGATTAAAGAATGGAACCTCCTAAGAGTAATTGCCTGTTTATGTATTGTTTTTTTACACAGTACAACCTTAAATTCAAGACATGCAGGACATCCAGACATTGATTATTACGATGTGTTTCGAGCCCTATTATGTTTCGCCACACCGACCTTCATTGTCTTATCCGAAATAATCTTGGCTAACCGCTATCCAGATAGATTACCAAATAATTTTTGGCAAAAACGATTAAAGTTCATTTTTCTGCCCTTTTTATCATTTGCCATAATCGATGCTTTTAACGCTAAGTACTTTAACCCTAACGTCTTTCTTGAACTAAAAATCTTCAATAATATTGTAATGGGTACCTTTATAGGGTATTTTATTTTCATCATTTTCCAATTTTATGTTTTACATTATCTTGTTGTACGTTTTAAACCATCAATGAAGTGGTTACTGCCGTTGAGTCTTCTTACAATGGCTGTTCATTTAAGTTTTATGAAAATGAATATTCCTTTTGTGAGTGAACATCAAGCACTTCTGAAATTACCGTTCACTGCATGGTTCGGTTACTTTACACTTGCTTTTATTATTGGGAAACACTATAAGAAACTACAGCTGGAATTATTGTCCTATAAATGGTTAACACTCATTCTGGCTGCTCTATCAGCCCTCTATTTCTACTTTTCATTTGAATCTGGAAATGCGCGAATCAACTCATTAAGGTTGGATTTATTCCCTGTTGTCTTGTCATTTACTGCAGTAATCTTGGCCTGGGGACAACTCATTCCTAATTTCCGTATCATTCAATTCATTAGCAACTATTCGTTTGGAATTTACCTGCTGCACTGGCAAGTACTAAGGCACCTTGCGCCCTATACGGTAACTTGGTTCAACCACACCAGCACCCGAGTTCTCGCCTTGTTTTTCATGGGTCTCGTTATAAGTATAACCATCATTAAATTGATTTCATTATTACCATTTGGTTCAATGATTGTTGGGCACATAAAAAAATTATCTCCAAAATTAAAACAAACAAGTGACACGGTAAAAGCTGCCTAA
- a CDS encoding ABC transporter ATP-binding protein codes for MTILDAKKIHKSFGNKFNKQEVLKGIDLSIQKGEFVSIMGASGSGKTTLLNVLSSIDKISSGTIMIDGKAMTSMKEKKLAEFRKNHLGFIFQEYNLLDTLTVKENILLPLSITKTPKKEANQLFDALAKELGIHELSNKYPSEISGGQKQRTSAARAFIHKPSIIFADEPTGALDSKSATDLLNKMSELNQKRKATILMVTHDPVAASYCSRVIFIKDGQIYTQLMKGEETRQTFFKDILKTQGVLGGVQNEH; via the coding sequence ATGACTATTTTAGATGCAAAGAAAATCCATAAAAGCTTTGGAAACAAATTCAATAAACAAGAAGTGTTAAAGGGAATTGACCTTAGTATACAAAAAGGGGAATTCGTTAGTATTATGGGAGCCTCCGGTTCAGGAAAAACAACTCTGCTTAATGTCCTTTCCTCCATAGATAAAATCAGCTCAGGTACGATTATGATTGATGGAAAAGCAATGACGAGTATGAAAGAAAAGAAATTAGCGGAGTTTCGTAAGAATCATCTTGGGTTTATTTTTCAAGAATACAACCTATTAGACACATTGACGGTCAAAGAGAATATTCTTTTACCCTTATCCATCACCAAGACGCCAAAAAAAGAAGCTAATCAGCTCTTTGATGCACTTGCTAAGGAATTAGGAATCCATGAGTTAAGTAATAAATACCCAAGTGAAATATCCGGCGGTCAAAAACAGCGGACCTCTGCGGCACGCGCCTTTATTCACAAGCCTAGTATTATCTTCGCGGATGAACCCACTGGTGCATTAGATTCTAAATCCGCAACAGATTTGTTAAATAAAATGAGTGAGTTAAATCAAAAAAGAAAAGCTACCATCCTTATGGTCACTCACGACCCTGTCGCAGCTAGTTACTGCAGCCGAGTTATTTTTATAAAGGATGGACAAATTTATACCCAGTTAATGAAAGGGGAAGAAACGAGACAGACATTCTTTAAAGATATCTTAAAAACCCAGGGCGTACTTGGAGGGGTGCAAAATGAGCATTAA
- a CDS encoding response regulator transcription factor, whose translation MIMKYDCLIVDDEQVLAETTCEYLKMFDVHSAYVTSGADCLKFLKNNEVSLILLDINLGDSSGFDLCRTLRITTQIPILFISARSSESDILIALNIGGDDYIQKPYSLSVLLAKVKVVLKRYQSVASVTKVGNIELDHNLCRINVGGVPIKLKSMEYKLLCYLIENKNKVVTKNELFRNVWGDSITGDGTLNVHIRHLREKIEKDPNEPQYIKTIWGTGYLFEAD comes from the coding sequence ATGATAATGAAATATGATTGCTTAATTGTAGATGATGAACAGGTTTTAGCAGAAACTACTTGTGAATATTTAAAAATGTTTGATGTACATTCTGCTTATGTAACCAGCGGGGCAGATTGTTTGAAGTTTTTAAAGAATAATGAAGTCTCCCTGATCTTGCTGGATATAAATCTCGGTGATTCTTCAGGATTCGATTTATGCAGAACACTAAGAATAACGACGCAAATTCCGATTTTATTTATAAGTGCCAGGTCTAGTGAGAGTGATATATTGATTGCTCTGAATATAGGAGGAGATGATTATATTCAAAAGCCGTATTCGCTCAGCGTGTTATTGGCGAAAGTGAAAGTGGTGTTGAAAAGATATCAATCTGTTGCTTCGGTCACAAAAGTGGGAAATATCGAGCTTGATCATAATTTATGCCGTATAAATGTAGGCGGCGTGCCTATCAAGCTAAAATCGATGGAATATAAACTTCTTTGTTACTTGATAGAAAATAAGAATAAGGTGGTCACAAAGAATGAACTGTTTCGGAATGTCTGGGGCGATTCAATCACAGGAGATGGGACCCTAAATGTACATATTCGACACTTACGGGAAAAAATTGAGAAAGATCCAAATGAGCCTCAGTACATTAAAACCATTTGGGGAACAGGGTATCTGTTTGAGGCTGATTAA
- a CDS encoding sensor histidine kinase, producing the protein MIRKYLLERASWILFFLFLQISILFVTYLDSAIPLTAVLYVVLLTTLMFCLFLFIRYKKETRFYKSLAEREDNLDLTNIPEPGSPFEKIIEESINSQSELLGDLMSKSQTNLEQEKDDLLAWIHEVKTPLTAMRLMIDRLEKGSLKTHLTYEWLRIHLLLDQQLHNRRVLFIENDLHIDRLNLETIIFDEIKMLQSWCIQKGIGFDLNLTTTEVLSDAKWLAFIIRQLLSNSIKYSEASDIVMTSFQQDDHTVLVVKDSGCGINPKDLPRIFEKGFTSTTNHRDTAATGMGLYLTHKAAESLLIRIDVQSTLEEGTTFTLTFPKKNEFVNISSM; encoded by the coding sequence ATGATAAGGAAATACTTGCTGGAAAGGGCCAGCTGGATTCTCTTTTTCCTATTTCTTCAGATTTCCATCCTTTTTGTTACTTATCTTGATTCAGCCATTCCATTAACAGCTGTTCTCTATGTTGTTCTTTTAACCACACTTATGTTTTGTCTCTTTCTTTTTATCCGTTATAAAAAAGAAACACGATTTTATAAAAGCTTGGCAGAACGAGAAGATAATCTAGATCTCACAAATATTCCTGAACCTGGGAGTCCCTTTGAAAAGATCATCGAAGAAAGTATTAACAGTCAATCCGAATTACTGGGAGACTTAATGTCAAAAAGTCAAACAAATCTAGAACAAGAGAAAGATGACTTACTGGCTTGGATTCATGAAGTGAAGACACCGTTGACGGCTATGCGTTTAATGATTGACCGCTTAGAAAAAGGATCGCTCAAAACTCATTTAACCTATGAATGGCTGCGGATTCACCTTCTGCTGGATCAGCAGCTTCATAATAGAAGGGTATTGTTTATCGAAAATGATTTGCATATTGATCGTCTTAACTTGGAAACAATTATCTTTGACGAGATTAAAATGCTTCAGTCATGGTGTATTCAAAAAGGCATCGGTTTTGATCTTAACCTAACTACAACGGAAGTGCTTAGTGATGCGAAATGGCTGGCTTTTATCATTAGACAGCTTTTATCCAATTCTATTAAATATAGTGAAGCTTCTGATATTGTAATGACGAGCTTTCAGCAAGATGACCATACAGTCCTTGTTGTGAAAGATTCTGGATGTGGAATTAACCCAAAAGACTTACCACGTATTTTTGAAAAAGGCTTTACCTCGACTACAAATCATCGGGATACTGCTGCAACAGGAATGGGCCTGTATCTAACCCATAAAGCAGCCGAGTCCCTCTTAATTCGGATTGATGTTCAATCAACACTTGAAGAAGGTACAACCTTTACTCTTACTTTTCCCAAAAAAAATGAATTTGTGAATATCTCAAGCATGTGA
- a CDS encoding HAMP domain-containing sensor histidine kinase, with protein MNRKWIASIFCFTLFTGFLLYGLILQMDLETKVDSVAMNDVLKKAERNWPALNQEDFQEWKYEFSIITNDNELIFSTQPDKYHTLNEAIRHRDTVVDVVIDQDYKGKIIFYNKNIEELSHAKNRLAITALLIFMTFAVLITLFILYSYHSIVKPFNRLQGFARHIARGHLDIPLAMDRHNLFGAYTESFDMMREELKKAKIREYEANISKKELVASLSHDIKTPVASIKAVSEFMLVTVKEAKVEKQLQTIYAKAEQIDRLVSDLFLSALEDLHELKVQPTEENSRILHEIIENTNFYDRIRLESIPECVIVVDVIRLQQIFDNIISNSYKYANTSINITFQLTDAYLHVQVQDYGSGVEEDDLPLLCTKFYRGRNAEGQNGSGLGLYISSYLIKQMDGDISFMNSEKGFTAVLAIKLA; from the coding sequence ATGAATAGAAAATGGATAGCTAGTATATTCTGTTTCACGCTGTTTACTGGTTTTTTGTTATATGGGCTTATTCTACAGATGGACTTGGAAACGAAGGTTGATTCTGTTGCGATGAATGATGTTCTCAAGAAGGCCGAACGTAATTGGCCAGCTCTAAATCAGGAGGATTTTCAAGAATGGAAATACGAGTTTTCTATAATTACAAATGATAATGAACTCATATTTTCAACCCAGCCTGACAAGTATCATACGCTTAATGAAGCAATTCGACATCGGGATACGGTTGTAGATGTAGTCATTGATCAGGATTATAAGGGGAAAATCATTTTTTATAATAAAAATATAGAGGAGTTGTCTCATGCTAAAAATAGATTAGCCATAACGGCTTTACTTATTTTTATGACATTTGCTGTTTTGATTACGTTATTTATTCTTTATTCTTATCATTCTATTGTCAAACCGTTCAATCGTTTACAAGGATTTGCTAGACATATAGCAAGAGGTCATTTAGATATCCCGCTTGCAATGGATAGACATAATCTGTTTGGTGCGTATACGGAGAGCTTTGATATGATGCGGGAGGAACTGAAGAAAGCGAAAATCAGAGAATATGAGGCAAATATAAGTAAAAAGGAATTGGTTGCAAGTTTAAGTCATGACATTAAAACACCTGTTGCTTCTATTAAAGCCGTGAGTGAATTTATGCTTGTCACAGTGAAAGAAGCTAAAGTGGAAAAACAGCTGCAGACGATTTATGCAAAAGCAGAGCAAATAGATCGTCTGGTATCTGATTTGTTCTTATCGGCTCTTGAGGATCTTCACGAGTTAAAGGTGCAGCCAACGGAAGAAAATAGCCGTATCCTTCACGAAATAATTGAAAATACTAATTTTTACGATCGGATAAGGCTAGAGAGTATCCCCGAGTGTGTGATTGTTGTAGATGTAATTCGGTTACAGCAAATTTTCGATAATATTATCAGTAACTCTTACAAATATGCCAATACTTCAATCAATATTACTTTTCAGTTAACAGATGCCTATCTCCATGTTCAAGTTCAGGACTATGGAAGCGGAGTTGAAGAAGATGATTTACCGTTATTATGTACTAAATTTTATCGTGGCCGTAATGCAGAAGGGCAAAATGGTTCAGGATTAGGATTATACATTTCTAGCTATCTAATTAAGCAAATGGATGGCGATATTTCTTTCATGAATAGTGAGAAGGGGTTTACGGCTGTGTTAGCAATAAAGCTTGCCTAA
- a CDS encoding GDYXXLXY domain-containing protein encodes MKNNRFLRPLMVFSIPVLILVLLAAPHVWTTVTGDEIQLKTVPVDPTDLFRGSYVDLQYEIESVDSRLLDDSTRSLLKKQNRGDYKNVYVRLQQNKTGLYEAALVTLEKPHKGTYLKGRLHIPYDTTSSSLQIKYGLDNFYAPSDKAKEMEAAAAGHAPVAMVKVKNGNAVLMTISFK; translated from the coding sequence TTGAAAAATAATCGTTTTCTTCGACCGCTTATGGTTTTTTCCATACCCGTATTAATTCTCGTGCTTTTAGCCGCCCCTCATGTATGGACAACAGTTACTGGTGATGAGATCCAATTAAAGACCGTTCCAGTCGATCCAACAGATTTATTTCGTGGGAGCTATGTCGATTTACAATATGAAATAGAATCGGTAGATAGCCGTTTGCTCGATGACTCTACCCGTTCATTACTAAAAAAACAGAACAGAGGGGATTACAAAAACGTATATGTTCGACTGCAGCAAAACAAAACCGGACTTTATGAAGCTGCTTTAGTAACGCTAGAAAAGCCTCATAAAGGAACCTATCTTAAAGGACGTTTACACATCCCTTACGATACAACAAGTTCGTCTCTCCAAATTAAATACGGCTTAGACAATTTTTATGCGCCTTCTGACAAGGCAAAAGAGATGGAAGCAGCCGCCGCTGGTCATGCACCAGTAGCTATGGTAAAAGTTAAGAATGGAAATGCAGTATTAATGACAATATCATTTAAGTAA
- a CDS encoding response regulator transcription factor has translation MFKLLLIEDDTTLFNEIEERLTQWSYEVFGIHDFNKVIQEFTECKPDLVIIDIQLPKFDGFHWCRMIRAHSNVPIIFLSSRDHPTDIVMSMQLGADDFIQKPFHFDVLIARIQAILRRVYNYNTDKIELKTWCGAAVDYESNIVTTDTSSIELTKNEMFILKKLIDQKNKIVSRDDLMNSLWDDKRFVSDNTLTVNVNRLRKKLDDINLGRFIETKVGQGYMAVEEAQQ, from the coding sequence TTGTTTAAACTTTTATTAATTGAAGATGATACGACTCTTTTTAATGAGATTGAAGAACGATTAACACAATGGTCCTATGAAGTGTTTGGTATACATGATTTTAATAAAGTGATTCAAGAATTTACCGAGTGTAAGCCTGACCTTGTCATTATTGATATTCAGCTCCCCAAGTTCGATGGATTTCATTGGTGCCGGATGATTCGTGCTCATTCCAATGTTCCAATTATCTTTTTATCGTCACGGGATCATCCCACCGATATTGTTATGTCTATGCAGCTGGGGGCGGATGATTTTATCCAGAAGCCTTTTCATTTTGATGTGCTTATTGCTAGGATTCAAGCCATCCTTCGTCGTGTTTACAACTACAATACAGATAAAATCGAACTGAAGACTTGGTGCGGCGCTGCTGTGGATTACGAAAGTAATATCGTCACAACGGATACGAGTTCTATCGAGCTAACAAAAAATGAAATGTTCATCTTAAAAAAATTAATAGATCAGAAAAATAAAATTGTTAGTCGAGATGATTTAATGAATAGTTTATGGGACGATAAACGCTTTGTCAGTGATAACACTTTGACGGTTAACGTTAATCGATTACGAAAAAAATTGGATGATATCAATTTAGGCCGTTTTATTGAAACAAAGGTTGGACAAGGGTATATGGCGGTTGAAGAGGCACAACAATGA
- a CDS encoding ABC transporter permease, with translation MSINHLIFRNLKKNLKNYTLYVFALIFSTTLYFAFVTLQFDPSMDEAKGTIKGGASARVASYLLVTIVSIFLLYANTIFIKRRSKEIGLFQLIGMTKGKIFRILSIENFILYSGSVILGIFGGLIGSKLILMILFKVTGVQSIAAFQFSSQAVSQTLVVFGVIYLLIMLMNYRFIKRQSILSLFNEKAKTEEKVKKVSFVEITIGIVGILFILSGYYVSSQLFTSDFSTASDFFMAMSFILGSVIIGTYLFYKGSVSFIFNLIRKNKNGYLSINEVLSLSSIMFRMKSNSLLLTIITTVSALAIGLLSLTYISYYSAEKLAVSDVPSDFSLDNVQNADMVKETFTMNHIDFTAHEIEVINASVNITGIMDSNAGPLALDINPTRLTLPIVSDRAVKGVDVTENEALFSGYSSVVQELMQFKDSGMIELKGKNEVIPQTYLGLKDKTLLSYSFTNFNVPVVIIVDQTVYERLKKDSDPEDQPPSSTYIGIDINDKEKLEEANQLFSQLPIEDSASSSQLQVKNATKMGMGLIMFIVGFLGLTFLITSGCILYFKQMDESQEEKGNYTILRKLGFTQGDLIKGIQFKQLFNFGIPLIVGLLHSYFAVQSGWFLFGTEVWTPMIIVMVLYTGLYSIFGILSVLHYKKVIKDSL, from the coding sequence ATGAGCATTAATCACCTCATTTTTCGAAATCTGAAAAAAAACCTGAAAAACTATACACTCTATGTCTTTGCGCTAATCTTTAGTACCACTCTTTACTTCGCCTTTGTTACCCTGCAGTTTGACCCTTCCATGGATGAGGCGAAAGGTACAATCAAAGGCGGCGCTTCCGCCAGGGTTGCCTCTTATTTACTTGTCACGATTGTGTCCATATTTCTTTTATACGCCAACACAATCTTTATCAAACGGCGAAGTAAAGAAATCGGCTTATTCCAATTAATCGGAATGACAAAGGGGAAAATCTTCAGGATTCTTAGCATAGAGAATTTTATTCTTTATTCCGGTTCTGTCATCCTTGGAATTTTCGGAGGATTAATTGGTTCTAAATTAATTCTGATGATTTTATTTAAAGTCACAGGCGTTCAATCGATTGCGGCCTTTCAATTTTCATCTCAAGCAGTTAGTCAAACATTGGTCGTTTTTGGGGTTATCTATCTGTTGATTATGCTCATGAATTACAGATTTATTAAAAGACAAAGTATTTTATCGTTATTTAACGAAAAAGCAAAAACTGAAGAAAAGGTGAAGAAAGTTTCCTTTGTTGAAATAACAATTGGGATAGTCGGCATCCTCTTCATTCTTTCTGGTTATTATGTGTCATCTCAATTATTTACAAGTGATTTCTCCACGGCCTCTGATTTTTTTATGGCTATGAGTTTTATATTGGGTTCGGTTATTATCGGTACTTACCTCTTTTATAAAGGATCTGTCAGTTTTATCTTTAATCTTATCCGAAAAAATAAAAACGGATATTTATCCATTAATGAAGTACTTTCTCTTTCTTCAATCATGTTCCGAATGAAATCAAATAGTTTATTGTTAACAATTATCACGACTGTGTCAGCTCTTGCCATTGGGCTTTTATCATTAACCTATATCTCTTATTACTCGGCTGAAAAACTGGCTGTATCTGATGTACCTTCAGATTTTTCTCTTGATAATGTCCAGAATGCTGACATGGTAAAAGAGACATTCACAATGAACCATATTGATTTTACAGCGCATGAAATTGAAGTCATCAATGCATCTGTCAATATAACAGGAATAATGGATTCAAATGCAGGCCCATTAGCATTGGACATTAACCCAACTAGGTTAACCCTGCCAATCGTTAGCGATCGAGCTGTTAAAGGAGTCGATGTGACTGAGAATGAAGCCCTGTTCAGCGGTTACAGCAGTGTGGTTCAAGAGCTGATGCAATTTAAAGATTCCGGAATGATAGAACTTAAAGGTAAGAATGAAGTCATTCCACAGACCTATCTCGGTTTAAAAGATAAAACCCTTCTTTCCTATAGTTTTACAAACTTTAATGTCCCTGTGGTTATTATTGTTGACCAAACGGTATACGAGCGTTTGAAAAAAGATAGTGATCCCGAGGATCAACCACCTTCTAGTACCTATATTGGGATTGATATTAACGATAAAGAAAAACTTGAAGAAGCAAATCAATTATTCTCTCAGCTTCCGATTGAAGACTCAGCCAGCTCTTCTCAACTACAAGTGAAGAATGCCACAAAAATGGGTATGGGTCTAATCATGTTCATCGTCGGATTTTTAGGATTAACCTTCTTAATTACCTCTGGTTGTATCCTTTACTTTAAACAGATGGACGAAAGCCAAGAAGAAAAGGGCAATTACACGATTCTGAGAAAGCTTGGGTTTACCCAAGGTGATTTAATTAAAGGTATCCAGTTTAAACAACTCTTTAACTTTGGGATTCCGCTTATCGTCGGGTTGCTTCATAGTTACTTCGCCGTACAATCAGGATGGTTTTTATTTGGTACAGAGGTGTGGACACCGATGATTATTGTTATGGTCCTATACACAGGGTTATACTCCATTTTCGGCATCCTCTCTGTTCTTCATTATAAAAAGGTAATCAAGGATTCACTCTAA
- a CDS encoding ABC transporter ATP-binding protein, with protein sequence MKNVIIEAKMLGKTFSNGGIQQHVLKNLDLQVFEGDLTVIMGSSGSGKSTLLYALSGMDRPTLGELFVNDRELTKMNNDQLAKFRRKNCGFIFQQIHLLSHMSVLDNILASGFLLNKNKREIVGKAKHLLHQVDLAESTWNKLASQLSGGEAQRAGIVRALINEPRIVFADEPTGALNSASGKKVLDVLTDVNRKHQSIIMVTHDMKSALRGNRIIYLKDGTIVGELQMEKYDESNDYSRLEKMQAFLTDMGW encoded by the coding sequence ATGAAAAACGTGATCATTGAGGCAAAAATGCTCGGTAAAACCTTTTCTAACGGGGGTATTCAGCAGCATGTATTGAAAAATCTTGACCTGCAGGTTTTCGAAGGAGATTTAACGGTCATTATGGGCAGTTCTGGATCTGGAAAATCCACACTTTTATATGCATTATCCGGTATGGATCGGCCAACACTAGGCGAATTGTTCGTTAATGATAGAGAACTCACCAAGATGAATAACGACCAGTTAGCCAAGTTTAGGAGAAAAAATTGCGGATTCATCTTTCAACAAATTCATCTGCTGAGCCATATGAGTGTCCTTGATAATATACTGGCAAGTGGTTTTTTACTGAATAAAAATAAACGAGAAATTGTTGGAAAAGCGAAACACCTTTTACATCAAGTAGATTTAGCTGAATCTACTTGGAATAAATTAGCTTCACAACTATCAGGTGGTGAAGCACAAAGAGCAGGAATCGTGCGCGCCTTAATTAATGAACCTCGGATCGTTTTTGCTGATGAGCCTACAGGTGCATTAAACTCTGCCAGTGGTAAAAAAGTGCTTGATGTATTAACTGATGTTAATCGAAAACATCAAAGTATAATTATGGTGACGCATGATATGAAGTCAGCGTTAAGAGGAAATCGAATAATCTATTTAAAGGATGGCACTATTGTGGGTGAACTGCAGATGGAGAAGTACGATGAATCTAATGATTATTCACGATTAGAAAAAATGCAGGCGTTTTTAACGGATATGGGGTGGTGA
- a CDS encoding DUF2157 domain-containing protein, with protein sequence MNKKQITKKQYDFLEHELKYLEKEQFIVDKESARILSIYEVKNVQFITILAAIGALLIGLGVLTFVASNWMYLTKSVKLFIIILFLILVNTAGVFVTREFPKTARSLHYIGILVFGAGIFLIEQMFNISINFNHSFLLWASGTIIIGWYLKDAAILMFTSFLLFIYLNGSMFLDEKSYPLAILLFLPTLYVLLRGSAYPVILIFFVNALSINTFVLFLLEFVPKFSPDHSATIISGLLFIIGIILIYIPLPLSAKRITHIQGHILHGITAIILTYDFGLWFSLFYFFFLLYLIQKGSLISIVIICALIFRYYLHSVDFLPTSFTFIIGGIILLGFGFLFERQRKRGGKTIEK encoded by the coding sequence TTGAATAAAAAACAGATCACAAAAAAACAATATGACTTTCTTGAACATGAACTAAAATACCTTGAAAAAGAACAGTTTATTGTGGATAAGGAATCAGCTAGGATTTTATCAATCTATGAAGTCAAAAATGTCCAATTTATTACCATACTAGCAGCAATTGGAGCTCTTCTAATTGGGTTAGGCGTTTTAACATTTGTGGCAAGTAATTGGATGTATCTAACTAAATCAGTTAAGCTGTTTATCATCATTCTGTTTCTGATATTGGTCAATACAGCCGGGGTTTTTGTTACGAGAGAATTCCCTAAAACTGCAAGAAGCCTTCATTATATTGGTATCTTAGTATTTGGAGCTGGGATTTTTCTAATAGAACAAATGTTTAACATTAGTATTAACTTTAACCATTCGTTTTTATTATGGGCAAGTGGGACAATCATTATTGGCTGGTATTTAAAAGATGCGGCAATTTTAATGTTTACCTCTTTCCTGCTTTTTATCTATCTCAATGGCAGTATGTTTCTTGATGAAAAATCTTATCCGCTTGCTATTCTACTGTTTTTACCAACATTATATGTTTTACTCAGAGGATCTGCCTACCCTGTTATTCTTATCTTTTTCGTCAATGCCTTATCTATTAACACCTTTGTGTTATTCCTTCTGGAATTTGTTCCAAAGTTCTCACCTGATCATTCAGCTACTATCATCTCAGGCCTCTTATTTATCATAGGTATCATTCTCATATACATCCCGCTTCCATTAAGCGCAAAAAGAATAACTCATATTCAGGGACATATACTCCATGGAATCACGGCTATTATCTTAACCTATGACTTTGGTCTCTGGTTTTCTCTCTTTTATTTTTTCTTTCTTCTTTACCTCATTCAAAAAGGCAGTTTAATAAGTATTGTGATCATTTGTGCCTTGATTTTCAGATATTATCTACATTCAGTAGATTTCCTGCCAACATCCTTCACCTTTATAATTGGTGGAATCATTCTTTTAGGCTTTGGTTTCCTTTTTGAAAGACAGCGAAAAAGAGGGGGGAAAACTATTGAAAAATAA